Genomic segment of Primulina huaijiensis isolate GDHJ02 unplaced genomic scaffold, ASM1229523v2 scaffold37281, whole genome shotgun sequence:
aaattatttgcgtggagtttaaaattttcaaacacaatATCTTTTTTGTCGCCCACGAACTTGCTTTAATGGAAGGGGATATTTTACATGAGGAAGCAATTCCGTTGCTTATTAGAATGACTGTAAAGCAAGATTTGTTGTTGTGTTAGTGAAAGTTtgttttcctttaaaaaaaacaatacctTTTTTGTTGATGCTGATCGATGAGGAAGAAAGAACTTTGATTTTTAATAGGTTGAATGTGTGTGCTTAATTGATCAACAACAGTGTAAAttaggcaaaaatttgtttgagacggtctcacgggtcgtattttgtgagacgaatatcttatcggatcatccatgaaaaatattactttttatgctaatagtattactttttattttgaatatcggcagagttgactcgtcttacagataaaaattcgtgagtccgtctcacaagagacctactccataGTAAAATACTCGTAAACGAGTAAAAAGGTAAAATATACGTAGCATGCATGCATAACATCgtagaaaatgaaaattttcaaaatatgaaagGATGACGTGCCTTTATTTATAAGACCTTCTACGTGTCAGTAAAACAGAGCCAGAATGTtactaatatattattaaaacaatttaattttcTGGTTTCTTCCAtccttttctttatttttaaaaaaaaattgacttcGTGGCCCCAGATCGAATACAGTGCATGGACTGTAGTCTTGGCCAATAAATATCCGAACACTTGCGAGTAAAACACAAAAACTTACCCTTCAAACTATTGAAGAAAAATCAGAGGAGAACCACAGAAAAATGCTTCGCTTCTTGAAATCTTTATCGAGAACAGTCCACCAATGTCCAGAAGAATTAGAAGAAGGGATGAAGGATCATAATCATAAGAGTAATTATGATACTGAAGACTGCACAATTTCTCTAACGGTTTGGAGGAAATCACTTGTTTTCAATTGCAACGGATTCACTGTGATTGGATCCGACGGTAATTTAGTGTACAGGGTCGATAATTACAGAGGATGTTCCGACCAAATTGTACTCATGGATGGCACCGGCAACCCCATTTTCACCATTTGTCGTCGCCGGGTAAATAGAAATTTTCTTGATATttacttcaaaattttgaaacccaatataaatatattattgccATTGGTTTGCAATTTTATCTGattcacttataaaaatttacgTCGGAATATTGTGGATGATCAACCTGAGAGAATCAATCATCTGAAGACCTGGAATTAATTTTAGAGGAAAAGGGTTTTGAGTTCAAGAGATATCTAGTAATTTCAAACAAATCTgactatatattttgatttgatttgattgatttgcAGAAGCTGAGGCTGGTGGATTGCAGCTGGCTTGTCTATGATGGCGAAGTGGGCAAATCTCGCAACAACTCATCGAGTAAACCTATCTTCTACGTGAGGAAAAACATGAGCATTTTGGAAACAGATTCGAAAGTTCTTGCATACGTTCATGATGGGCTATACGACAAGAAACGTATATACACGATCGAGGGGACGTACACGCATCGCATGTGCAAGATTCTGGATGAATCCAGAAGGGTCGTTGCGGAGATCAAGAGGAAACAAGATGTGGCGGGAGGCGTGTCTTTTGG
This window contains:
- the LOC140968553 gene encoding protein LURP-one-related 8-like translates to MLRFLKSLSRTVHQCPEELEEGMKDHNHKSNYDTEDCTISLTVWRKSLVFNCNGFTVIGSDGNLVYRVDNYRGCSDQIVLMDGTGNPIFTICRRRKLRLVDCSWLVYDGEVGKSRNNSSSKPIFYVRKNMSILETDSKVLAYVHDGLYDKKRIYTIEGTYTHRMCKILDESRRVVAEIKRKQDVAGGVSFGLEVFVLSVRPGLDSGVAMAIVSLLDQMFS